One Rhipicephalus microplus isolate Deutch F79 chromosome 4, USDA_Rmic, whole genome shotgun sequence genomic window carries:
- the boca gene encoding LDLR chaperone boca → MRKVLFSAAFALLFVASTAKKSKEGAKPDWAKKDVRDFNDADLERLYEQWEANEEPLEPDELPEHMRPAPKIDMSKMDTSNPENILKASKKGRMLMTFITLLGKPTREETEEITSIWQTSLMNNHISVDRYILDDNRALFTFKDGSQAWEAKDFLVQQDQLETITIENKPYYGKNAGDKAQSKKAVDEL, encoded by the exons ATGAGGAAAGTGCTGTTCTCGGCAGCTTTTGCCCTTCTCTTCGTGGCGTCAACGGCGAAGAAATCAAAAGAAGGTGCGAAACCAGACTGGGCCAAGAAGGACGTACGCGACTTCAATGACGCCGACTTGGAGAGACTTTACGAACAGTGGGAGGCAA ACGAGGAGCCGCTGGAGCCGGATGAACTGCCGGAGCACATGCGGCCGGCTCCAAAGATTGACATGAGCAAGATGGACACCTCTAATCCAGAGAACATATTGAAGGCATCGAAGAAAGGCAGGATGCTTATGACATTTATCACCCTCCTAG gaaAACCAACGAGAGAAGAGACCGAGGAGATAACGAGCATCTGGCAAACAAGCCTAATGAATAACCATATTAGCGTAGATAG GTACATCCTTGATGACAACCGAGCCCTGTTCACCTTTAAGGATGGTTCGCAGGCTTGGGAGGCAAAAGATTTTTTGGTTCAGCAGGATCAGCTGGAAACGATCACCATCGAAAATAAGCCATATTATGGGAAGAATGCTGGCGACAAG GCACAAAGCAAGAAAGCAGTAGATGAGCTGTGA